In Mixta intestinalis, the following are encoded in one genomic region:
- a CDS encoding SDR family NAD(P)-dependent oxidoreductase, with amino-acid sequence MLLQDKVAVITGAASARGLGFATAKMFASQGAKVVIIDLDAGASKAAASQLGSDHLGLAANVANEQQVNAAIEQVLAKYGRIDVLVNNAGITQPIKLMDIKRDNYDAVLDVSLRGTLLMSQAVIPTMRRQRAGSIICISSVSAQRGGGIFGGPHYSAAKAGVLGLMKAMARELGPDNVRVNAITPGLIQTDITAGKLSDEMRQSILAGIPLNRLGDASDIAGAALFLASPLSAYSTGITLDVNGGMLIH; translated from the coding sequence ATGCTGTTACAAGATAAAGTTGCCGTTATTACCGGTGCCGCTTCCGCTCGCGGTCTGGGCTTCGCCACCGCCAAAATGTTTGCCAGCCAGGGCGCAAAAGTGGTGATTATCGATCTGGACGCCGGGGCCAGCAAAGCAGCAGCCAGCCAGCTCGGTAGCGATCACCTCGGCCTCGCCGCTAACGTTGCCAACGAACAGCAGGTCAACGCTGCGATTGAACAGGTACTGGCGAAATATGGCCGTATCGACGTACTGGTAAATAACGCCGGCATTACCCAACCAATCAAGCTGATGGATATCAAACGCGACAACTACGACGCGGTGCTGGATGTCAGCCTGCGCGGTACGCTGCTGATGTCACAGGCGGTTATCCCTACCATGCGCCGTCAGCGCGCCGGCAGCATCATCTGTATCTCTTCCGTTTCCGCCCAGCGCGGCGGCGGCATCTTCGGTGGGCCGCACTATAGCGCCGCTAAAGCAGGCGTACTGGGCCTGATGAAAGCGATGGCGCGTGAGCTTGGCCCCGATAACGTGCGCGTTAACGCCATCACCCCCGGCCTGATTCAGACCGATATCACCGCCGGTAAACTTTCCGACGAGATGCGTCAGTCTATTCTCGCCGGTATCCCGCTTAACCGTCTGGGTGACGCCAGCGATATCGCCGGCGCGGCGCTGTTCCTGGCCAGCCCGCTTTCCGCTTACTCCACCGGCATTACGCTCGACGTGAACGGCGGAATGTTAATCCACTAA